Proteins from one Coffea arabica cultivar ET-39 chromosome 8c, Coffea Arabica ET-39 HiFi, whole genome shotgun sequence genomic window:
- the LOC113705744 gene encoding glucan endo-1,3-beta-glucosidase 13-like, with translation MSNLSAGFYVVYLYICRKCFRVLSKYSRRVCHRSKIGVCYGRNADDVPTPDKATCHLPYYPATKITHITVGAEVTKVPNNVSAMEVPAMQNVLTALREAGLHKKIKVSTTHSLGVLSQSYPPSAGAFNGIHSSSNVSLDYALFEPSSEVIDPNTGLVYTNMFDAQRLMLFTSL, from the exons ATGTCTAATTTGTCTGCAGGGTTTTATGTGGTTTATCTTTACATCTGTAGGAAGTGCTTTCGTGTACTTTCGAAG TATTCAAGAA GAGTGTGCCATCGGAGCAAAATTGGAGTTTGCTATGGAAGAAATGCTGATGATGTTCCCACACCAGATAAAGCT ACTTGTCATCTTCCATATTATCCAGCCACAAAGATCACACACATAACAGTTGGTGCTGAAGTCACTAAGGTTCCCAATAATGTCTCTGCGATGGAAGTACCTGCTATGCAGAATGTTTTAACTGCTCTGAGAGAGGCTGGTCTTCACAAGAAAATCAAAGTTTCCACTACTCATTCTTTGGGTGTTTTGTCCCAGTCATATCCACCTTCAGCAGGGGCTTTCAATG GGATTCATTCCTCTAGCAACGTTTCCCTGGACTATGCTCTATTTGAGCCATCGTCTGAAGTAATCGACCCAAATACTGGTTTGGTTTACACAAATATGTTTGATGCCCAAAGATTGATGCTATTTACTTCGCTTTGA
- the LOC113706751 gene encoding uncharacterized protein, giving the protein MEFVDHYLVLGLPTGEAGTRLSEKEIKKAYKSKALLLHPDKRPDDDPAAARSDFQKLKECYLVLKDVEARRQFDTLLLSRCCRRRPRSENVKNDPKRQKMMADLQVRERHCSDEELFRRAEESRIAEKLKGEIAKIREMMAATKKPPLDRARVLRVSWENSCNPNSYGAYTADRLRMLFEKFGEVEEVLVSKKKKNGNGGCSALVVMAYKDSAVAACWSVLGDVSNPLLVQPLDSSPPPPPPQPEPADHSKFEELVLAKLKQAANRQMS; this is encoded by the coding sequence ATGGAGTTCGTAGACCACTATCTTGTATTAGGGCTTCCGACCGGAGAAGCCGGAACTAGGTTGTCGGAGAAAGAGATCAAGAAGGCGTACAAGTCCAAGGCCTTGCTTCTCCATCCCGACAAACGACCCGATGATGATCCGGCGGCCGCGCGTTCAGATTTTCAGAAACTCAAGGAATGTTACTTGGTTCTCAAGGATGTCGAGGCTCGGCGCCAGTTCGACACTCTCCTGTTGAGCCGCTGCTGCCGGAGGCGGCCACGATCGGAGAATGTGAAGAACGATCCCAAGCGCCAGAAGATGATGGCTGATTTGCAGGTCCGAGAGCGCCATTGTTCTGATGAGGAACTTTTTCGGAGGGCGGAGGAGAGTAGGATTGCTGAGAAACTGAAGGGTGAGATTGCGAAAATTCGTGAGATGATGGCGGCCACTAAAAAACCTCCTTTGGATAGGGCTAGGGTACTGAGAGTGTCTTGGGAGAATAGCTGTAACCCTAATTCTTATGGTGCTTACACGGCGGATAGGTTGCGGATGTTGTTTGAGAAATTTGGGGAAGTTGAGGAGGTTTTGGTcagcaagaagaagaagaatgggAATGGGGGTTGTTCAGCTCTAGTAGTGATGGCGTACAAGGATTCAGCTGTTGCTGCCTGTTGGAGTGTGCTCGGTGATGTGTCAAATCCTTTGTTGGTTCAGCCACTGGATTCCTCCCCTCCTCCTCCACCTCCACAACCAGAACCTGCCGATCATAGCAAATTTGAAGAATTGGTCCTTGCTAAGCTGAAACAGGCTGCTAACAGGCAAATGAGCTAG